CATCGTTGCCGAGTACGAGCACGCCGTCTCCTCGCCGACCTTTTCGATGAAGCTGCCGAGCGTGGTGAGCCTCAAGGCCTATGTGAAGCCGTCGCGGCACCCGGCCTTCACCCGCTTCAACGTGTTCCTGCGCGACCGCTTCCAGTGCCAGTATTGCGGCACGACCGACGACCTCACCTTCGACCATGTCATCCCGCGCCATCGCGGCGGGGCGACGACCTGGGAGAATGTCGTGGCCGCCTGCTCGCCCTGCAATCTCAGGAAAGGCGGCATGATGCCGGCGCAGGCCAAGATGTGGCCGCTGCAGAAGCCCTACCAGCCGACGGTGCACGACCTGCATAACAACGGCCGCCTGTTCCCGCCCAACCATCTGCATGAAAGCTGGATGGATTATCTGTACTGGGATGTCGAACTGGAACCTTGAGATCGTTCGATAATTCGGGAGGCTGGCCGCCTGAAGCAATTTTCTGCGCTTCCGGTGCTCACGGACTTAAATGTCCGCTCCGCTCCGGTTCTCGAAAATCACTTCATCCGGCTCAGCCTGCCGAATTCTTTGAACGATCCCGCGTCGGCGCCCTAAACTAGTCGCGGGAAAGCGCACTGCGGAAGGCGACGGTCGCCAGGATAAGGCTGGCGATGGCGTTCCAGCCGGCGAGCGACAGGCCGAGGATGCGAAGCGCTGCCTTGTCGCAGGAGGGCGGGACGAATTTGTCGAGCGCGTCGAGCACGCCCTTGCCGCCGGTATCGACCGGGCCGGCGCCGGCGGTGCAGTCTGCCGGACCTTTCCACCAGGCCCATTCGACGCCGGAATGGTAGACGCCGAGATAGAGGCCGTAGAGCATCAGCAGGCCGCCGATCGCCAGCAGCCCGCGCGTCACCCAGGCCGGCGCGCGCAGCATCGAGGCGATCGCCGCGACCAGCATCAGCGGCGCGCCGATATAATAGGGGGTGCGCTGCTCGAGGCAGAGATGGCAGGGGATGTAGCCGCCTATGTACTGGAAGGCGAGCGCGGAGCCGACGGTAGCCGCCATGGCAACCGCGAGAAACAGCGCGGCCCGAGTCCGCTGGCGTCCTGTGTCGGCATTCATGGTCGCTGTCATCGGTCCTGGTCCGTTCGCTTGGCTGTTACCCGTGGGCGTATCTGACGAGGATATAGAGCAAAATCAGGGCAGCGGCGCCGGCACCGACAATCGTTCCCAAACGCTTCTCGATGAACTCCTTGATCGACTCGCCGTAGCGGCGCAGCAGCCAGGCAAGCAGCAGGAAGCGGGCGCCGCGCGCGACGATCGCAAGCCCGATGAACAGCAAGAGGTTGACGCCGATGACGCCCGACAAGATGGTCACCACCTTGATCGGCGGCAAATGCGCCGCGCCCGAGGTGATCAGCATCAGGATGATGAAGCCGACGCCGGATGAGGTACGCAGCGCCTCGAACTCATCATACTTGCCGTAGAATTCGAGGATCGGCTTGGCGACCGCCTCGTAAGCGTAATGGCCGATGAACCATCCGGCGATGCCGCCCAGCACCGAAGCGACCGTTGCGATCAGTGCATAGCGATAGGCGCGGTCGGGCCTGGACAGCGCCATCGGCAGATAGAGCACGTCGGCCGGCACCAGGAAGACGGAGCTTTCGACGAAGGCGATGAAGGCCAGCCACCATTCGGCCGATTTCCTGGCCGCCAGCGACAGGGTCCAGTCGTAAAGTCCGCGAAGCATCGGCTCTCCTAATGCGGTTGACGCAATCCAGACCTGGAATTGCTCTAGTGCATGCTACCCGAAGCGCTTAGCGGTTTTGGGCAACGACAGGCAGGAAGACAAGAACCCAAAGCGCCGCAGCAGACGCTTCCGGCTGAGGCGTTTCGGCGCGCCGTCTGTCTAGAAAGTTTTTGTGCGCCGCACAATGGCAGCGTCTTCACGAAACCGTAAGGCGCGGCTGGCGCTGGCAAATCGGCAACAGGCCAGTTGACGAAAGGCCCTCGGCCCGTATAGTCCGCGCCCATCCAGGCCGCCCGGCCTGAGCCCCTATGGCGGAATTGGTAGACGCGCTCGACTCAAAATCGAGTTCCGCAAGGAGTGCTGGTTCGATCCCGGCTAGGGGCACCATTGACCGCCTTGGTCGCCAGGCTAACGCCGCCAGAAGTCACGGTGGGCAGCGAGAAGCTGGTCCTCGATTTCGGGGAAGGGGCCGTGAACCTCGACCTTCTTCTGCCCGGAACCGAGCACAACGCGCGAGGACAGGCTCATCGTCGGGTTTTCGGGATGGTCCCCGGTCAGCGTGAGAAGCTTGCTCTCCTCGAAACCGTAGACCAGCCGGCCGATATTCGCCCAGTAGAGCGTTCCGGTGCACATCGCGCACGGCTCGCCTGTCGAGACCAGCGTGCAGGTCCAGAGAAACTCCGGCGAATAGGCTGCCGCCGCGCGCCGCGCAAGTTCGGTTTCGGCGTGATGCACGGTGTCGATATTGCCCTGGCGCATGAGGATCGCGTCCTCGGGGCCGACCAGCACCGCGCCGAACGGATGATGGCCGTGCGCGGCTGCGTCGCGGGCAACGGCATCTGCCGCGAGTAGGTGGGCGATCATCCGGTCGCGCGTCATATCGCGCAGATTAAGGCACGGGAGGCGGCGCGGGAAGGGCGGGAAGTTGTCTCGACATGAAATTCCTCGCGGCCATGGGCCAGGATCACGCGATGCCTGGTCATCTTCAACCAGCCGCACCATCGACGCCGACAGCGCTGCTGCAGTTCCCAGGCGGTAGTAGGTTGGAGCTACTGCGAATTCGGTATCCCGTGCCTCTGGGTCGGACCTGCAAAGCGGGATAGAATGCCTGGCGATATGCGTCTCCGAACTGCGGAAATGCGTCGAAGCAATGGAATTCTGAGCCCTTCTTGTCCGGACGGTTGAGACGCAACCATGGCAAAAAGAAAATCGCGTGCCAGGCCCAACGGCGATCTCGTAAAGCTGATGGCGACCAGGCCGCGAGCGGTTGCCCTTGCAGCGCTGCATGTGAGTGAGTCGGTGCTGCTCGAGCTCGAAGCATCCGAACTCTTGTCAGCCGCGGAGATTAGAGGGTTGCTCAGGGACGCGTCGACGACGTTGCGCAACGCCGCCGATGAAGTGGACAACCGAAGCTGCCTCGTTGCCAGCAAAATAGTCGAGTCGATGCGGGAAAACTTCAAGAGGAACAAAAGCTGACCGGTTCGCCCCAAAACGAAATTCAAATCCTGGTGCCGGCCATTCTACGGAACAGGTGCATGTTCAACGGAAATGAGGCGTTGTACTGATCGCATCTGTTTGATGTACACTCAATCCGAGGAGGAAGTTGGGGGAGGAAAATATTGGGCGGGGCAATAGATGACATACTCTTCGCATCCTTTTTTGCGGGCAAATGAGAATCGTCCAGTACACGCCGGATTTGACGACGACACCACCGCACTGATCAAGGCGCTTGGGTTCACGCCAAGACGCTATGCGGCGGAGACGGTGATCGTCAGGCAGGGCGAGAACAAAGATCGGATGTTCGTCGTCGAGTCGGGCTGGGGCTGCATTGCTCATGAACTCGCCGGCGGTCAACGACAGATCCTGGACTTCGCCCTGAAGGGCGATATCGTGCTGCCTCAGTTCAACGGAGGCGGCGCTCTCGAGACATTCGTGGCGCTAACCGACCTTTCGGTGCTGGTCGCTTCGACCAAGACATTCGCCCTTGCCGCCATGAAATCGCCTCCGCTCTTTTCCGTTATTCTCGAGGCACTCGTGCAAAACGGAGCGGTGATCGCCCAACATCTCACCAATGTTGGACGGCGCAGCGCGCTGGGACGGTCGGCGCATCTGTTCCTCGAACTGATCGCGCGTCTGGAGCGGGTCGGCGCGGTCAACCATGACAGCTTCGAATGTCCTCTCACCCAGTACGATCTCGCGGATGTCCTCGGCCTCACTCCGATCCATGTCAATCGGATGCTGCGGGAGTTGCGAGAGCGCAAGTTCCTCGAATTCCGGCATGGCCATGTTCGCATGATCGATCGGGCGGGGCTGATAAAGTTTGCCGGGTTCGCGGGCGAATATGTAGAAAGTTGAGGCGCTTAAAGGGTTTCCAAGTCCACCGCGAGCATACACTTCATCGCATATTGCCCGTATGCCCTTGCGAATACCGCCCTGGCTGCGGCCAGACCGTCAGGCCATGCGGCTCGACACCGACGCGGATCTTGGTCACCGCGCCTGACATCGTGTCGATCATATAGACCTCGCCGTCGAAGCGGCCGGACAGCCAGAGCTGCTTGCCGTCGGCGCTGACATTGCCCATGTCGGGGCTGCCGCCGTCCGGGATCGGCCATTGCGCGACGACCTGGCGCCTGGCGAAGTCGATCACCGTCACGCTGCCAGGCCCGTCGGCGCGGCCCTGCTCCATCTTGTGCGAGCCGCGGTTCGAGACGTAGAGCCGCTTGCCGTCGCGGCTGACGACAAAGCCGTGCGCGCCTATGCCCGTCGCGATGAAGCCGATCTCCTTGAAACTGTCGCCATCGATGAGGAA
The window above is part of the Mesorhizobium sp. WSM4904 genome. Proteins encoded here:
- a CDS encoding HNH endonuclease, translated to MTVAVSPDGLPALVLNADYRPLSYYPLSLWSWQDAIKAVFLDRVNIVAEYEHAVSSPTFSMKLPSVVSLKAYVKPSRHPAFTRFNVFLRDRFQCQYCGTTDDLTFDHVIPRHRGGATTWENVVAACSPCNLRKGGMMPAQAKMWPLQKPYQPTVHDLHNNGRLFPPNHLHESWMDYLYWDVELEP
- a CDS encoding disulfide bond formation protein B; its protein translation is MTATMNADTGRQRTRAALFLAVAMAATVGSALAFQYIGGYIPCHLCLEQRTPYYIGAPLMLVAAIASMLRAPAWVTRGLLAIGGLLMLYGLYLGVYHSGVEWAWWKGPADCTAGAGPVDTGGKGVLDALDKFVPPSCDKAALRILGLSLAGWNAIASLILATVAFRSALSRD
- a CDS encoding YqaA family protein; translated protein: MLRGLYDWTLSLAARKSAEWWLAFIAFVESSVFLVPADVLYLPMALSRPDRAYRYALIATVASVLGGIAGWFIGHYAYEAVAKPILEFYGKYDEFEALRTSSGVGFIILMLITSGAAHLPPIKVVTILSGVIGVNLLLFIGLAIVARGARFLLLAWLLRRYGESIKEFIEKRLGTIVGAGAAALILLYILVRYAHG
- a CDS encoding nucleoside deaminase; protein product: MTRDRMIAHLLAADAVARDAAAHGHHPFGAVLVGPEDAILMRQGNIDTVHHAETELARRAAAAYSPEFLWTCTLVSTGEPCAMCTGTLYWANIGRLVYGFEESKLLTLTGDHPENPTMSLSSRVVLGSGQKKVEVHGPFPEIEDQLLAAHRDFWRR
- a CDS encoding Crp/Fnr family transcriptional regulator — encoded protein: MTYSSHPFLRANENRPVHAGFDDDTTALIKALGFTPRRYAAETVIVRQGENKDRMFVVESGWGCIAHELAGGQRQILDFALKGDIVLPQFNGGGALETFVALTDLSVLVASTKTFALAAMKSPPLFSVILEALVQNGAVIAQHLTNVGRRSALGRSAHLFLELIARLERVGAVNHDSFECPLTQYDLADVLGLTPIHVNRMLRELRERKFLEFRHGHVRMIDRAGLIKFAGFAGEYVES
- a CDS encoding YncE family protein, which codes for MPQDIRLSPDGKIFYVADMMNDGVFLIDGDSFKEIGFIATGIGAHGFVVSRDGKRLYVSNRGSHKMEQGRADGPGSVTVIDFARRQVVAQWPIPDGGSPDMGNVSADGKQLWLSGRFDGEVYMIDTMSGAVTKIRVGVEPHGLTVWPQPGRYSQGHTGNMR